In the genome of Tannockella kyphosi, one region contains:
- a CDS encoding YveK family protein, translating into MEDDIFIDLSVVFKTMLKKSWIIAIATILGATAMFGYSSFVKTPLYEADVKLYVNNSTFSLGSTSYSITSGELSAAQSLIETYIVILETRTVINEIIDEGNYDYTYEEMLSMISAASVNSTEVFSVTVTNESASEAADIANTIGTVLPDCISDVVDGSDVRIVDYAVEAVNQVYPVVLTDTIKGAMIGFVLVSGIILLQILFDSVIRSQDYISQTYDYPILASIPEGETKGGYYGGIKTGKKGGL; encoded by the coding sequence ATGGAAGATGATATTTTTATAGATTTGTCTGTTGTGTTTAAGACAATGTTAAAGAAAAGCTGGATTATTGCTATTGCAACAATACTAGGGGCAACTGCTATGTTTGGGTATAGTAGCTTTGTTAAAACACCATTGTATGAGGCAGATGTAAAGTTATATGTAAACAATAGTACCTTTTCATTAGGTAGTACATCATATAGTATTACTAGTGGTGAGTTATCTGCTGCACAGAGTCTGATAGAGACATATATTGTTATATTAGAAACAAGAACTGTAATTAATGAGATCATTGATGAAGGAAATTATGACTACACATATGAGGAAATGCTTTCAATGATTAGTGCAGCATCAGTAAATAGCACAGAGGTCTTTAGTGTTACTGTTACGAATGAATCTGCATCAGAAGCTGCAGATATTGCTAATACAATAGGAACAGTACTACCTGACTGTATTAGTGATGTAGTAGATGGTAGTGATGTACGTATTGTAGATTATGCAGTAGAAGCAGTAAATCAAGTATATCCTGTAGTACTTACGGATACAATAAAAGGTGCAATGATTGGATTTGTTCTAGTAAGTGGTATTATTTTATTACAAATATTGTTTGATAGTGTAATTCGTAGTCAAGACTATATTAGTCAAACATATGATTATCCTATTCTAGCATCTATTCCTGAAGGTGAAACTAAAGGTGGATATTATGGTGGTATAAAAACCGGAAAAAAAGGAGGCCTGTAA
- a CDS encoding tyrosine-protein kinase family protein, giving the protein MSKVSTLNDANLIYPNLPFAATEAYKMLRTNIVYSFTDEISCPVIGITSSLKGEGKSTTAINIAYTLAVTNKKVLFIECDMRLPSAGKHLHIQSEDGLSSILTGVQKNIASVIIKDKSFPNLNFMLSGPIPPNPSEILDSNSMKKVLELLKKEYDYIVLDLPPITLVSDPIVVSKYTDGMIIVTRQDYSEKKALHQSISQLKYVNARILGFVYRGQKNSGFGYGNKYSGKYEYK; this is encoded by the coding sequence ATGAGTAAAGTAAGTACATTAAATGATGCGAATCTAATTTATCCAAATTTACCTTTCGCTGCTACAGAAGCTTATAAAATGCTTCGTACAAATATTGTTTATTCCTTTACAGATGAAATTAGTTGTCCTGTAATAGGAATTACTAGTTCTCTAAAAGGAGAAGGGAAAAGTACAACGGCTATTAATATAGCCTATACACTAGCTGTTACAAACAAGAAAGTATTATTTATTGAATGTGATATGCGTTTACCAAGTGCTGGTAAACACTTACACATTCAATCAGAAGATGGTCTTTCTTCTATTTTAACAGGTGTTCAAAAGAATATAGCTAGTGTAATCATTAAAGATAAAAGTTTTCCTAATTTAAATTTCATGTTAAGTGGTCCTATACCACCAAACCCATCTGAAATACTAGATTCAAATAGTATGAAAAAAGTTCTAGAATTACTAAAAAAAGAATATGATTACATTGTATTGGACTTACCACCAATAACACTAGTATCTGATCCAATAGTTGTTTCTAAATATACAGATGGTATGATTATTGTAACTCGTCAAGACTATAGTGAGAAAAAAGCATTACATCAATCTATATCACAATTGAAATATGTAAATGCTAGAATTCTAGGTTTTGTATATAGAGGACAAAAGAATAGTGGATTTGGATATGGTAATAAGTATAGTGGTAAATATGAATATAAATAG
- a CDS encoding tyrosine-protein phosphatase, with product MIDFHSHILPGIDDGSDSIETTIQMLKESKKQGVEYMIATPHYYPMNISLQDFISNRKKAKDKVDAIMDDSMPKLLLGAEVYYYYGISSLGTDIHSLCVEGTNVLLLELPMCSFTQEHISEVIKLQNQCGLTVVLAHIERYIGFSGNKDVFMYLKEQGILFQVNATFFMNHKTRRYALSLLKQGYIDALGSDCHNMTSRNPNLLLAMNYLEKKGCLKQVLSIFNENSLILNISGK from the coding sequence ATGATAGATTTTCATAGTCATATATTACCAGGAATAGATGATGGTAGTGATAGTATAGAAACAACAATACAAATGCTAAAAGAATCTAAGAAGCAAGGTGTAGAATACATGATTGCAACACCACATTATTATCCTATGAATATTTCATTACAAGACTTTATAAGTAATAGAAAAAAAGCAAAAGATAAAGTAGATGCTATTATGGATGACTCTATGCCTAAACTCCTTTTAGGAGCAGAAGTATATTATTATTATGGAATCAGTAGTTTAGGCACAGATATTCATTCTTTGTGTGTAGAAGGAACAAATGTATTATTGTTAGAATTACCAATGTGTTCTTTTACTCAAGAACACATTTCTGAAGTAATTAAACTTCAAAATCAATGTGGTTTGACAGTGGTTTTAGCTCATATTGAAAGATATATAGGATTTAGTGGAAATAAAGATGTATTTATGTATCTAAAAGAACAAGGTATCTTATTTCAAGTAAATGCTACTTTCTTTATGAATCATAAAACAAGAAGATATGCATTATCTTTATTAAAACAAGGTTATATAGATGCATTAGGTAGCGACTGTCATAATATGACAAGTCGCAATCCTAATCTTCTATTAGCGATGAATTATTTAGAGAAAAAAGGTTGTTTAAAGCAAGTGTTATCAATTTTTAATGAAAATAGTTTAATTCTTAACATTTCAGGAAAATAA
- a CDS encoding LCP family protein, with translation MSGYYFFTNFNQTEEAIDNGNPFDTTTALEYNGQTYDEKSNLELVLFMGIDEFGAQVSSESYNNSAQTDFVSLIIFDHTNKTFEVLYLSRDTILEMDVLGISGTITGTYTGQLALAHTYGDGLEESCENTVTAVSRLLNDISIDYYISVTMSAIPILNDAYGGIEVTINEDLTSVDSTLIEGETILLDGDQALNYLRARMTVGDGTNAARMERQQIYLDNLYTKMMETDVSLVNLVINDLSDYLLTDATINELTSMNTNIQEYEFLGSNYIEGETVLGEEYYEVYLDEDSLLETIFNLFYNPNY, from the coding sequence GTGTCTGGCTACTATTTTTTTACTAATTTTAATCAAACAGAAGAAGCCATTGATAATGGAAATCCGTTTGATACAACAACTGCACTAGAATATAATGGACAAACATATGATGAAAAATCAAATTTAGAATTAGTCTTATTTATGGGTATTGATGAGTTTGGTGCTCAAGTATCCAGTGAATCTTATAACAATTCTGCTCAAACTGATTTTGTTTCATTAATCATATTTGATCATACTAATAAAACCTTTGAAGTGCTTTACTTAAGCAGAGATACAATACTTGAAATGGATGTTCTTGGAATAAGTGGAACAATAACAGGAACATATACAGGACAATTAGCTTTAGCTCATACATATGGAGATGGATTAGAAGAAAGCTGTGAGAATACAGTTACAGCAGTATCTAGACTCCTTAATGATATTTCTATTGATTATTATATTTCTGTTACAATGAGTGCGATACCAATACTAAATGATGCTTATGGTGGTATAGAAGTAACGATTAATGAAGATTTAACATCAGTAGATTCTACTTTAATAGAAGGAGAAACAATTCTATTAGATGGAGATCAAGCACTAAATTACTTAAGAGCTAGAATGACTGTTGGAGATGGTACAAATGCTGCACGTATGGAAAGACAACAAATATATTTAGATAACTTATATACTAAAATGATGGAAACAGATGTAAGCTTAGTAAACTTAGTAATAAATGATCTTTCTGATTATTTATTAACTGATGCAACTATTAATGAACTTACTAGTATGAATACAAATATTCAAGAATATGAATTCTTAGGAAGTAATTATATAGAAGGAGAAACAGTTTTAGGTGAAGAATATTATGAAGTATATTTAGATGAAGATTCTTTATTAGAAACCATATTTAATCTATTTTACAATCCAAATTACTAA
- the rapZ gene encoding RNase adapter RapZ: MDKKEIVIVTGMSGAGKTSAMACFENLAYRCIDNYPVDLLEEFGELVKSDAKYHKIALAVSLGDSIKAIRLLSNMDWISLTVVFLDCDDEIIVKRYRETRRSHPLLISNKAASLVEGISFERKLAEPISNLANFTMDTSKLKFVKFQELIEGYFSKGIIAPFRISFESFGFKYGVPKDADLLLDVRFLPNPFYLEELREKTGNDKEVYDYVMEKEETSLFVKKTTEYLDYLIKEYEKEGKMHLIIGIGCTGGQHRSVTLTNYFASVYAKQYQVHCLHRDAHH, encoded by the coding sequence ATGGACAAAAAAGAAATAGTAATTGTTACAGGTATGTCAGGAGCTGGGAAAACTAGTGCAATGGCTTGCTTTGAAAACTTAGCGTATCGTTGTATTGATAATTATCCAGTAGACTTATTAGAAGAGTTTGGAGAATTAGTAAAAAGTGATGCTAAGTATCATAAAATAGCTTTAGCAGTTAGTTTAGGAGACTCTATTAAAGCAATACGATTATTATCTAATATGGATTGGATTAGTCTTACTGTAGTATTTCTTGATTGCGATGATGAAATCATTGTAAAGAGATATAGAGAAACAAGAAGATCACATCCATTACTAATATCAAATAAAGCTGCTTCTTTAGTAGAAGGTATTTCTTTTGAAAGAAAACTAGCAGAACCTATCTCTAATTTAGCTAATTTTACAATGGATACTTCAAAACTAAAATTCGTAAAATTCCAAGAACTTATAGAAGGATACTTCTCTAAAGGAATTATTGCACCTTTCCGTATCAGTTTTGAATCCTTTGGATTCAAATATGGTGTTCCTAAAGATGCAGATCTATTACTAGATGTACGTTTCTTACCAAATCCTTTCTATTTAGAAGAACTAAGAGAAAAAACAGGAAATGATAAAGAAGTATATGACTATGTTATGGAAAAAGAAGAAACAAGTTTATTTGTTAAAAAAACAACAGAATACTTAGATTACTTAATCAAAGAATATGAAAAAGAAGGGAAGATGCATTTAATCATTGGAATTGGATGTACTGGTGGACAACATCGTTCAGTTACACTAACAAACTACTTTGCTAGTGTTTATGCAAAACAATATCAAGTACATTGTCTCCATAGAGATGCACATCACTAA
- the whiA gene encoding DNA-binding protein WhiA, with protein sequence MKVSFSRTVKEEVVFNDFNECCSKAMLCAIIKINGTLALSNQGLALTIRTENAKIASKIHKMLKETYAPTIEFLVSRKMKLKKNNVYVVKVSKAREILDDLSLMSGFGFQDVPDKKMIRKECCKRAYLAGAFLSSGSVNPPDTSNYHLEISLSQQEHATFIQDLMNRFDLNAKCIQRRNKYIVYLKSSEKIGDFMRAIGASQSVMHFETTRIDRNMSNTVNRWNNCDIANEMKSITTANKHIEDIHVIEMFLGIDMLDDKTKKVAKVRLKYPEVSLKELANYYLEETGETISKSGLHHRLKKIHDEAERLRVMETN encoded by the coding sequence ATGAAAGTATCCTTTTCAAGAACAGTAAAAGAAGAAGTCGTTTTCAACGACTTCAATGAATGTTGTTCCAAAGCAATGCTATGTGCCATTATTAAAATAAACGGTACACTAGCCTTAAGCAACCAAGGCTTAGCACTAACCATTCGTACAGAAAATGCTAAAATAGCTTCTAAAATACATAAAATGTTAAAAGAAACCTATGCTCCAACCATAGAATTCTTAGTATCACGTAAAATGAAACTAAAAAAGAACAACGTCTATGTTGTAAAAGTATCAAAAGCAAGAGAAATACTAGATGACCTATCACTAATGTCTGGTTTTGGTTTTCAAGATGTACCAGACAAAAAGATGATTCGAAAAGAATGCTGTAAAAGAGCTTATCTAGCAGGAGCCTTCTTATCTAGTGGAAGTGTAAATCCACCAGACACATCTAACTATCACCTAGAAATATCACTAAGCCAACAAGAACATGCAACCTTCATACAAGACCTCATGAATCGTTTCGACTTGAATGCAAAATGCATTCAAAGAAGAAACAAATACATAGTCTACCTAAAATCATCAGAAAAAATAGGTGACTTTATGAGAGCCATAGGTGCTAGCCAATCCGTTATGCACTTTGAAACAACAAGAATAGATCGTAACATGTCTAACACAGTAAACCGTTGGAATAACTGTGATATCGCAAACGAAATGAAATCTATCACTACTGCTAACAAACACATAGAAGACATTCATGTAATAGAAATGTTTCTAGGAATTGATATGTTAGATGATAAAACAAAAAAAGTAGCGAAAGTTCGTTTAAAATATCCCGAAGTAAGTTTAAAAGAACTTGCTAATTATTATTTAGAAGAAACAGGAGAAACCATTAGTAAATCAGGATTGCATCATCGACTAAAGAAAATACATGATGAAGCAGAAAGATTACGTGTAATGGAGACAAACTAA
- a CDS encoding helix-turn-helix domain-containing protein, with product METIERRFGHKVKQLRLSQKISQEELAFRSGLSKNYISDVERGTRNVSLRAIHKLAYGLQVTENDLFMFNS from the coding sequence ATGGAAACAATTGAACGTAGATTTGGTCACAAAGTAAAACAACTAAGACTATCACAAAAAATATCTCAAGAAGAACTAGCGTTTCGTTCAGGACTATCTAAAAACTACATCTCTGATGTAGAAAGAGGAACTAGAAATGTATCGCTAAGAGCGATACATAAACTAGCTTATGGTCTGCAAGTAACAGAAAATGATTTGTTCATGTTTAATTCATAA
- the rfbB gene encoding dTDP-glucose 4,6-dehydratase, whose translation MKIIVTGGAGFIGSNFVLYMLDKYPTYQVIVVDSLTYAGNIKNLESVRNNPNFHFIHASITNKQLIDKVFVDYKPDIIVNFAAESHVDRSIEDATTFLETNVIGTNILLDACLKYGISRYHQISTDEVYGDLSFDKPNILFNETTPLNPSSPYSVSKASADMLVQAYHRTHKLPVTISRSSNNYGPYQFPEKLIPLMITNALLNKPLPIYGNGENRRDWIYVVDHCKAIDKILHQGIVGQTYNIGGNQELTNKDVVLNICNLLNKEQSSIIYVEDRKGHDLRYAIDNTKINQSLNWYPETSFNEGLKKTVSWYLENKEWWQDILSKTK comes from the coding sequence GTGAAGATTATTGTAACAGGTGGAGCAGGATTTATAGGAAGTAACTTTGTATTATATATGCTAGATAAATATCCAACATATCAAGTCATCGTAGTAGATTCCCTAACTTATGCAGGAAACATAAAAAACTTAGAATCAGTTAGGAATAACCCTAACTTTCATTTTATACATGCATCCATTACAAATAAACAATTAATAGATAAAGTATTTGTTGATTATAAACCAGATATCATTGTAAACTTTGCAGCAGAGTCACATGTTGATCGTTCTATCGAAGATGCAACTACTTTCTTAGAAACAAATGTAATAGGAACAAATATATTACTAGATGCATGTCTAAAATATGGTATCTCTAGATACCATCAAATATCAACAGATGAAGTATATGGTGATTTGTCATTCGATAAACCTAATATATTATTCAATGAAACAACACCATTAAACCCTAGTAGTCCTTACTCTGTATCCAAAGCATCCGCAGATATGCTTGTACAAGCATATCATCGTACACATAAACTACCAGTAACAATAAGTAGATCTTCTAATAACTATGGTCCCTATCAGTTCCCTGAAAAACTAATACCTCTAATGATAACCAATGCCTTATTAAATAAACCATTACCAATCTATGGTAATGGTGAAAATAGAAGAGATTGGATATATGTAGTAGATCACTGTAAAGCAATAGACAAGATATTACATCAAGGAATAGTAGGACAAACCTATAACATTGGTGGAAACCAAGAGCTTACTAACAAAGATGTTGTACTAAATATATGTAATCTACTAAATAAAGAACAATCATCTATCATCTATGTAGAAGATCGTAAAGGACACGATTTACGTTATGCAATTGATAATACAAAAATAAATCAATCACTAAATTGGTATCCAGAAACAAGTTTCAATGAAGGTTTAAAGAAAACAGTAAGTTGGTATTTAGAAAACAAAGAATGGTGGCAAGATATTTTATCTAAAACAAAATAG
- a CDS encoding zinc ribbon domain-containing protein translates to MICTYCGYDNNDTHKYCSMCGAKLETVEKPVSGYIPIERNYETIIEEPIYEETKKGRNYFFSPIIWIVSILFLVICVGLELTISSYTITPTITYDSSYYDIQASLQGDGMICQGENSLYLAMEGYIYEYSYAMEEVQVIAYEYGENLHVVDNYLYFVDSNNDCQKINLDTLEKELVLENVYYVSIQDNIITYQHDSDNESIHQYNIDTQEDSKLNDEVSYMLTVVDNDIYYVDTSNNLWLLNDTKKLITTEVTDFVVYEDELYIMIPTGIMIYTVDKELESEVVTTYPLDITFIDGRLYFSDIYGMLYGQLDDDTYEVIEQSGVTDLEGIGNILFYYNMSEGSYYVYDINGTKQVMYDGMLHSDYKEDEEIEWEGVEEF, encoded by the coding sequence ATGATTTGTACATATTGTGGATATGATAATAATGATACACATAAATATTGTAGTATGTGTGGTGCAAAACTAGAAACAGTAGAAAAACCAGTAAGTGGTTATATACCTATAGAAAGAAACTATGAAACAATCATAGAAGAACCTATCTATGAAGAAACTAAAAAAGGTAGAAACTACTTTTTTAGTCCTATTATATGGATAGTATCCATTCTATTTCTAGTAATATGTGTTGGATTAGAACTAACCATTAGCTCTTATACCATAACGCCTACTATCACCTATGATAGTAGTTACTATGATATCCAAGCATCTTTGCAAGGAGATGGTATGATATGTCAAGGAGAGAATAGTTTATATTTAGCGATGGAAGGATATATCTATGAATATAGTTATGCTATGGAAGAAGTACAAGTAATAGCTTATGAATATGGAGAAAACTTACATGTAGTAGATAACTATTTATATTTTGTAGATTCTAATAATGATTGTCAAAAGATAAACCTAGATACATTAGAAAAAGAACTAGTCTTAGAAAATGTTTACTATGTATCGATTCAAGATAATATTATTACTTATCAACATGATAGTGATAATGAATCGATACATCAATATAATATCGATACACAAGAAGATAGTAAACTAAATGATGAAGTATCCTATATGTTAACAGTAGTAGATAATGATATCTATTATGTAGATACTAGTAATAACTTATGGTTATTAAATGATACAAAAAAATTAATTACAACAGAAGTAACTGATTTTGTAGTATATGAAGATGAACTATATATCATGATACCTACTGGTATCATGATATATACGGTAGATAAAGAATTAGAAAGTGAAGTAGTAACTACTTATCCATTAGATATTACTTTTATTGATGGAAGATTATATTTTAGTGATATTTATGGGATGTTATATGGACAATTAGATGATGATACTTATGAAGTAATAGAACAATCTGGTGTTACAGATTTAGAAGGTATAGGAAACATATTGTTCTATTATAATATGAGTGAAGGTAGTTATTATGTATATGACATTAATGGAACAAAACAAGTTATGTATGATGGAATGTTACATAGTGATTATAAAGAAGATGAAGAAATAGAATGGGAAGGCGTGGAAGAATTCTAA
- a CDS encoding UDP-N-acetylmuramoyl-tripeptide--D-alanyl-D-alanine ligase: protein MKVYEIIEATNGVLLSGDSNTPIYGFCQDTRKLQPGDMYIALIGENSDGHDYIQQAMDAGAIAVLTSKKVDYPNSIVIQVEDTLLGLQDMARYVRTHREMKVIGITGSVGKTSTKDMVYSVMKQKYKTLKTLGNYNNEIGLPLTILRHSNEEVVILEMGMNHLREMAHLSSIATPDIAIITNVGTAHIGEVGSRENILKAKLEILEYMEDNTNVILNVDNDMLSTVQLDNHPIISVSLEKEGLDPIYYETSSDFQYHNQTIHVPVAGKHFITNALLALALGELLDIPFDLCKKGIEEFKLTKNRMDIHPLDNDIQLIDGTYNASEESMKSSLDVLKNYQTRRIAVLGDMLELGDYSKELHLSVGKHASACCDVLFCIGTEATYIAQGAMQEGMKDVFCVATNVELYNLLKEYLEPKDICLLKASNGMKLKEIVIKLMEG from the coding sequence ATGAAAGTATATGAAATAATAGAAGCTACTAATGGAGTATTACTATCAGGTGATAGTAATACACCTATTTATGGTTTTTGCCAAGATACAAGGAAACTACAGCCTGGAGATATGTATATAGCATTAATAGGTGAAAATAGTGATGGACATGATTATATCCAACAAGCGATGGATGCTGGTGCTATTGCAGTACTAACAAGTAAGAAAGTAGACTATCCTAATAGTATCGTCATACAAGTAGAAGATACTCTTCTAGGATTACAAGATATGGCACGATATGTTCGCACACATCGTGAAATGAAAGTTATCGGTATTACAGGTAGTGTAGGTAAAACTAGTACCAAAGATATGGTATATAGTGTTATGAAACAAAAGTATAAAACATTAAAAACACTAGGGAATTATAATAATGAAATAGGGTTACCTTTGACTATATTACGTCATTCTAATGAAGAAGTAGTGATTCTAGAAATGGGAATGAATCATTTAAGAGAAATGGCACATCTATCTTCTATAGCTACTCCTGATATTGCAATCATTACCAATGTAGGCACTGCCCACATTGGTGAAGTAGGAAGTAGAGAAAATATTCTAAAAGCGAAACTAGAAATACTAGAATATATGGAAGATAACACAAATGTTATCTTAAATGTAGATAACGATATGTTATCTACAGTACAATTAGATAATCATCCGATTATTTCAGTATCATTAGAAAAAGAAGGATTAGATCCTATCTATTATGAAACAAGTAGTGACTTTCAATATCATAACCAAACAATACATGTACCAGTAGCAGGAAAACATTTTATTACGAATGCCTTGTTAGCACTAGCTTTAGGAGAATTATTAGATATTCCTTTTGATCTATGTAAAAAAGGTATTGAAGAATTTAAACTAACTAAAAATAGAATGGATATACATCCATTAGATAATGATATTCAACTAATAGATGGTACTTATAACGCTAGTGAAGAATCAATGAAATCATCATTAGACGTACTAAAAAACTATCAAACAAGAAGAATAGCAGTACTAGGAGATATGTTAGAACTAGGAGACTATTCTAAAGAATTACACTTATCGGTAGGTAAACACGCTAGTGCTTGTTGTGATGTCTTATTTTGCATAGGAACAGAAGCTACCTACATTGCACAAGGTGCAATGCAGGAGGGTATGAAGGATGTATTTTGTGTAGCTACAAATGTAGAACTCTATAACTTACTAAAAGAATACTTAGAACCAAAAGATATTTGTTTATTAAAAGCATCAAATGGAATGAAATTAAAAGAAATAGTAATAAAATTAATGGAGGGTTAA
- a CDS encoding D-alanine--D-alanine ligase family protein has product MKKLLIICGGQSSEHIVSRMSTTSLLSVIDHSKYQVTVIGITEEGSWYQLDSKIQDITKETWLDNATKVIDVFGLLKSQEVAFPVLHGLYGEDGTIQGLFELAGLPYVGCRVLASSVSMDKIYTKKILDTVGIPQVPSMYVKRRYDNTLVVVSNSFEEYTDIENQIEKELGFPCFIKASNSGSSVGCYRVNQKEELLTSLQAAAKYDRKVVVEKCVDCIELETAVLGNDDPIVSRVGQIMPHGEFYTFESKYEDKESKTCIPANVDPSIQDKIREYALKVFKAVDGHGLSRVDFFLDKQSGEIYLNEINTLPGFTVISMYPQLIQDLGITYQELIDKLIELAYQR; this is encoded by the coding sequence ATGAAAAAATTATTAATAATATGTGGAGGACAATCAAGTGAACATATTGTTTCTAGAATGTCTACAACATCATTGCTAAGTGTCATTGATCATTCAAAATATCAAGTAACTGTAATAGGCATTACTGAAGAAGGCTCATGGTATCAATTAGATAGTAAGATACAAGATATAACAAAAGAAACATGGTTAGATAATGCTACGAAAGTAATCGATGTATTTGGTTTACTAAAAAGCCAAGAAGTAGCTTTCCCTGTATTACATGGTCTATATGGTGAAGATGGTACTATCCAAGGATTATTTGAACTAGCAGGACTTCCTTATGTAGGTTGTCGAGTATTAGCTTCTAGTGTCTCAATGGATAAAATATATACAAAGAAAATACTAGATACAGTGGGTATCCCACAAGTACCTAGTATGTATGTAAAAAGAAGATATGATAATACGTTAGTAGTAGTATCTAACTCTTTTGAAGAATATACAGACATAGAAAACCAAATCGAAAAAGAACTAGGATTCCCTTGCTTTATTAAAGCAAGTAACTCTGGTTCTAGTGTTGGATGTTATCGTGTGAATCAAAAAGAAGAACTTCTTACTAGCTTACAAGCAGCTGCTAAATATGATCGTAAAGTAGTCGTAGAAAAATGTGTAGACTGCATTGAATTAGAAACAGCAGTATTAGGTAATGATGATCCGATTGTATCAAGAGTAGGACAAATTATGCCTCATGGAGAATTCTATACTTTTGAATCTAAATATGAAGATAAAGAAAGTAAAACATGTATACCTGCTAATGTAGATCCATCTATTCAAGATAAAATAAGAGAGTATGCCCTAAAAGTATTTAAAGCAGTAGATGGACATGGTTTAAGTAGAGTAGACTTTTTCTTAGATAAACAAAGTGGAGAAATCTATTTAAATGAAATTAATACGTTACCTGGATTTACAGTTATTTCTATGTATCCACAACTAATACAAGATTTAGGTATTACGTATCAAGAACTAATTGATAAGCTAATAGAATTAGCTTATCAAAGATAA